Proteins co-encoded in one Prescottella sp. R16 genomic window:
- the modA gene encoding molybdate ABC transporter substrate-binding protein produces MRRLRAVTAGIAAATVLLLSGCGGSSPDEAAASTTDTVAEQQLTVFAAASLQSTFTELGRRFEEQNPGTTVTFSFGGSSSLVTQLDQGAHGDVFASADTANMTKAVQAGLPAAAPVNFATNILTIAVPPGNPAHVTSFADLARPDVKVVVCAPQVPCGTSAQKIEDATGVGLSPVSEESSVTDVLGKVVTGQADAGLVYVTDAAGAGGKVEAVPFPEAERVVNTYPIAVLKESENADTAGRFVAFVLGKEGRQVLSDAGFGAP; encoded by the coding sequence GTGAGGCGGTTGCGGGCGGTCACGGCCGGGATCGCCGCGGCGACGGTCCTGCTGCTGTCCGGATGCGGCGGCAGCTCCCCCGACGAGGCGGCGGCATCCACCACCGACACCGTTGCCGAACAGCAGCTCACGGTGTTCGCCGCGGCATCGTTGCAGTCGACGTTCACCGAACTGGGGCGCCGGTTCGAGGAGCAGAATCCGGGCACCACCGTCACCTTCTCGTTCGGGGGCTCGTCGTCGCTGGTCACCCAACTCGACCAGGGTGCGCACGGCGACGTGTTCGCGTCCGCGGACACCGCGAACATGACCAAGGCGGTGCAGGCCGGTCTGCCCGCGGCCGCCCCGGTGAACTTCGCGACCAACATCCTCACCATCGCGGTGCCGCCCGGTAATCCCGCGCACGTCACGTCGTTCGCCGATCTGGCGCGCCCCGACGTGAAGGTCGTGGTGTGCGCCCCGCAGGTGCCGTGCGGGACCTCCGCCCAGAAGATCGAGGACGCCACCGGGGTCGGGCTGTCACCGGTCAGTGAGGAGTCGTCGGTGACCGACGTCCTCGGCAAGGTCGTCACGGGGCAGGCCGATGCCGGCCTGGTGTACGTCACCGACGCCGCCGGTGCGGGCGGCAAGGTCGAGGCGGTGCCGTTCCCGGAGGCCGAGCGAGTGGTCAACACCTACCCGATCGCGGTGCTGAAGGAATCCGAGAACGCAGACACGGCTGGGCGTTTCGTGGCGTTCGTACTCGGCAAGGAGGGCCGTCAGGTGCTGTCCGACGCGGGGTTCGGGGCGCCGTGA
- a CDS encoding molybdopterin-binding protein → MPEIRIRDAAQLLGVSDDTVRRWVDAGTLDAHKDDTGRMVVDGRQLAEFARVNATRTPEDPLGVGSSARNRFPGLVTRVVVDGVMAQVEMQCGPFVVVSLMSADAARELALEPGSVTVAVVKATTVIVETPGAVA, encoded by the coding sequence ATGCCCGAAATTCGGATCCGCGACGCAGCCCAGTTGCTGGGCGTCAGCGACGACACCGTCCGCCGGTGGGTCGACGCCGGCACCCTCGACGCCCACAAGGACGACACCGGCAGGATGGTGGTCGACGGCCGGCAGCTCGCCGAGTTCGCCCGGGTCAACGCCACCCGCACCCCGGAGGATCCACTGGGCGTGGGTAGTTCGGCGCGCAACCGGTTCCCCGGTCTGGTGACCCGAGTGGTCGTCGACGGGGTGATGGCGCAGGTCGAGATGCAGTGCGGCCCGTTCGTCGTCGTGTCACTGATGAGCGCCGACGCCGCCCGCGAGCTCGCGCTCGAACCGGGCAGCGTCACGGTCGCCGTCGTGAAGGCGACGACGGTGATCGTGGAGACTCCGGGAGCGGTCGCGTGA